The Lates calcarifer isolate ASB-BC8 linkage group LG6, TLL_Latcal_v3, whole genome shotgun sequence genome includes a region encoding these proteins:
- the phlda3 gene encoding pleckstrin homology-like domain family A member 3, producing MSLPAKVMRDGLLEKRSSGLLQLWKKKRCVLTEEGLRLHNCKGGGDGDAPGGSAWSSKAKELRFERMVTVDCVEYKRGLVYFTVVMATGKEIDFRCPQDGAAWNAEIALALVRYKNLQAVQTGRNRHLSSAHLGSTGEDEEL from the coding sequence ATGTCTCTCCCGGCCAAAGTGATGAGAGACGGGCTGCTGGAGAAGCGCAGCAGCGGGCTCCTCCAGCTGTGGAAGAAGAAGCGCTGCGTGCTCACCGAGGAAGGGCTGCGCCTACACAACTGCAAGGGCGGTGGCGACGGGGATGCTCCGGGCGGCTCGGCGTGGAGCTCCAAAGCCAAGGAGCTCCGCTTCGAGCGCATGGTCACGGTGGATTGCGTGGAGTACAAGCGGGGGCTCGTGTACTTTACCGTGGTCATGGCCACGGGGAAGGAAATTGACTTTAGGTGTCCGCAGGACGGCGCGGCGTGGAACGCGGAGATCGCTTTGGCACTGGTGCGCTACAAGAACCTGCAGGCCGTGCAGACCGGGAGGAACCGACACCTGTCCTCAGCGCACCTGGGCAGCactggagaggatgaagagctCTGA